From Sphingopyxis sp. USTB-05, the proteins below share one genomic window:
- a CDS encoding GlxA family transcriptional regulator, giving the protein MLVASDHLSPLGEDAVKPVRVGFLLLSGFALLAYAAAIESLRAANQVAGKKLYTWHHISPAGRAAVASNGVELHCEYDTSCHEKFDYVFVCASDEALNFRHPPTFCWLRNLAANDAVLGGISGGVFVLARAGLLHSQRVTLHWLYAPAFSEEFPEANLHRSLYEIDGKRMTCGGGMAPLDMFHALLARQHGEELAARVSDWFLHTEIREGQKPQRLSFRARLGVNHSGLIRALEAMEDALEEPLSRSELARIAAMSERHLDRLFLAQVGSPLSVYYLQLRLERARQLVLQSSLSLLEIAIACGFNRASTFSKSYRKLFGVPPSTDRGITLRRWREHH; this is encoded by the coding sequence ATGCTTGTGGCCTCGGATCATCTTTCTCCACTGGGCGAAGATGCTGTGAAACCCGTTCGCGTTGGTTTCTTGCTTCTGAGCGGTTTTGCGCTGCTTGCCTATGCTGCTGCTATCGAGTCCCTGCGCGCGGCGAACCAAGTGGCCGGCAAAAAATTATACACATGGCATCATATCAGCCCAGCCGGCCGCGCAGCCGTTGCCTCGAACGGCGTCGAACTCCATTGCGAATATGACACATCCTGTCACGAAAAATTCGACTATGTTTTCGTTTGCGCGAGCGACGAAGCCCTTAACTTCCGTCACCCTCCTACCTTTTGCTGGCTGCGAAATCTTGCCGCGAATGATGCAGTCCTCGGCGGCATCTCGGGCGGCGTCTTTGTTCTCGCGCGTGCTGGCTTGCTCCATAGCCAGCGGGTGACTCTGCATTGGCTTTATGCACCAGCCTTTTCCGAAGAGTTTCCAGAAGCAAACCTGCACCGGTCGCTCTACGAAATCGACGGTAAGCGAATGACCTGTGGGGGAGGGATGGCTCCGCTCGACATGTTTCATGCCCTTCTCGCTCGGCAACATGGCGAAGAACTTGCCGCGCGGGTCAGCGACTGGTTTCTCCACACGGAAATAAGAGAAGGCCAAAAACCCCAACGACTTTCATTCAGAGCCCGGCTTGGCGTAAATCACTCGGGATTGATCCGCGCGCTGGAGGCTATGGAAGACGCTTTGGAGGAGCCTCTCTCGAGAAGCGAACTGGCTCGCATCGCTGCTATGTCTGAACGACATCTCGATCGACTTTTCTTGGCGCAGGTGGGTTCCCCGCTCAGTGTCTATTATTTGCAGCTCAGGCTCGAGCGTGCCCGCCAATTGGTGTTGCAAAGCAGTCTCTCGCTACTCGAGATCGCGATTGCATGTGGTTTCAATCGTGCCAGCACCTTCTCGAAATCCTATCGAAAGCTCTTCGGCGTGCCTCCCAGCACCGATCGCGGGATCACATTGCGGCGGTGGCGCGAGCATCACTAA
- a CDS encoding TonB-dependent receptor encodes MTIRFQGISTMAMIAAAMIAAVPAHAQDSDVPAVSDDTAAPDDTASMGEITVTARRRSERLQSVPDSITAFTELTIANANIKNIADLAKVTPGMNFRDGRSFAANFFDIRMRGIGTAQRGWASTALIVDGVPSDSADALTGATLSDVARIEVLRGPQSALYGSGAIAGAINVISKRPSNEFQAEGRFFYGNGQNAQAQGAISGALIPSKILGRLSVNYVNDNGRINSATNGMHLDPRDRKLVDGRLLFVPSERLEIDLRGSYSSERGGYAFQGRVPRTEDIDNEDLVVFARATQGIQTRKFTRLSGRLTWDFDGFTMTSVGSYSKTRQYGFGSACYDDVDNPNFVLPTGGVGCLSYPAINGPAFGRGATTGQVQDVFTAGRDDYRTYFGDFRLASSGGGAFSWLVGGSAMNRHSFSTGENFRRVAGNPADVPFSPRADLRVDKWWGAYGQVGLKAGKFEFTANARYDHQNYSNTSYANKTATTIVPVRDPDTGLPVPKSLDQARRFQPKVQISYSFDADRMGYVTVSRGFRAGFYNNGQFSAPEQTTNYEIGLKTQWLDRRLLWNVAAFRIDYSNQQISQNSNNPPFRIPVVIPKTTIHGAEFETSYRFSEAFTLSANLAYLHARVDPSATVLTKTWSPKSPKLSGSVAAQLYLPINDVWTLNARSDFNFHSSQFLNPFNQQMVGNKQYLNARVGVEREGWGIYAVGSNLTNETEDQIATSTNGPHRVVYPVEPRSYGVEVRVKF; translated from the coding sequence ATGACCATTCGGTTTCAAGGCATTTCGACCATGGCGATGATTGCGGCGGCCATGATCGCAGCGGTTCCCGCGCATGCGCAGGACAGCGATGTGCCGGCGGTGTCTGACGATACAGCGGCACCCGATGATACGGCGAGCATGGGCGAAATTACGGTGACCGCACGCCGGCGATCAGAACGCCTGCAGTCGGTGCCCGACTCGATTACCGCATTCACCGAGCTTACGATCGCCAACGCCAACATCAAGAACATAGCGGACCTCGCGAAGGTCACGCCTGGCATGAATTTTCGTGATGGGCGGTCGTTTGCCGCGAACTTTTTCGACATCAGGATGCGTGGCATCGGCACCGCACAGCGCGGTTGGGCGTCGACTGCGCTCATCGTCGATGGCGTCCCGAGCGATTCAGCGGATGCGCTGACGGGAGCGACGCTCTCCGATGTCGCTCGCATCGAAGTTTTGCGTGGTCCGCAGAGTGCCTTGTATGGCTCGGGGGCCATCGCCGGTGCGATCAACGTGATATCCAAGCGTCCCAGCAATGAATTTCAAGCCGAAGGCCGCTTCTTCTATGGTAACGGTCAAAATGCGCAAGCGCAGGGCGCGATTTCGGGCGCCCTGATCCCCAGCAAGATTCTTGGCCGACTTTCGGTCAATTACGTCAACGACAATGGGCGTATCAATAGCGCGACGAATGGCATGCATTTGGATCCGCGAGATCGAAAATTGGTCGATGGCCGGCTTCTTTTTGTACCAAGCGAGCGCTTGGAAATCGATCTTCGGGGCAGCTATAGCAGTGAACGCGGGGGATATGCGTTTCAAGGCCGCGTTCCGCGGACGGAAGACATCGACAACGAGGATCTCGTGGTTTTTGCGCGGGCGACTCAAGGCATCCAGACGCGAAAGTTCACGCGTCTTTCGGGGCGCCTGACCTGGGACTTCGATGGCTTCACAATGACCTCGGTGGGTTCATACAGCAAAACTCGGCAATATGGCTTTGGCAGCGCCTGTTATGACGATGTTGATAATCCCAACTTTGTCTTGCCGACGGGCGGCGTAGGCTGCCTCAGTTATCCGGCGATTAACGGACCGGCCTTCGGGCGTGGTGCGACAACCGGTCAAGTCCAGGATGTGTTTACGGCTGGGCGAGACGATTATCGCACCTACTTCGGAGATTTCCGTCTTGCGTCTTCGGGGGGAGGGGCATTCAGCTGGCTTGTCGGCGGCTCGGCGATGAATCGGCATTCGTTTAGCACGGGTGAAAATTTCCGGCGTGTCGCGGGTAATCCCGCCGATGTTCCTTTTTCTCCTCGAGCGGATCTGCGCGTCGACAAATGGTGGGGCGCTTATGGCCAGGTCGGCCTTAAAGCGGGTAAATTCGAATTTACCGCAAACGCTCGCTACGATCATCAAAACTATTCGAATACCTCCTATGCCAACAAGACGGCGACCACGATTGTTCCGGTGCGCGATCCCGATACCGGCCTTCCGGTACCTAAATCTCTCGATCAGGCGAGACGATTTCAGCCGAAAGTTCAGATCAGCTATAGCTTTGATGCCGACCGTATGGGCTATGTGACAGTCTCTCGGGGTTTCCGGGCGGGGTTCTATAATAATGGCCAGTTCTCGGCACCGGAACAGACCACGAATTATGAGATCGGTCTCAAAACGCAGTGGCTTGATCGCCGTCTTCTCTGGAATGTTGCGGCATTTCGAATTGATTACTCTAACCAGCAAATTTCCCAGAACAGCAACAATCCGCCCTTCCGTATCCCTGTCGTGATCCCGAAAACGACGATTCACGGTGCGGAATTCGAAACCAGCTATCGTTTCAGCGAGGCGTTTACACTAAGCGCGAATCTCGCTTACCTGCATGCACGGGTGGATCCTAGCGCCACCGTTCTCACGAAGACCTGGTCGCCGAAATCGCCGAAGCTTAGCGGCTCGGTGGCGGCGCAGTTGTATTTGCCGATCAACGATGTTTGGACACTGAACGCGCGGAGTGATTTCAATTTCCACTCGTCGCAATTTCTCAATCCGTTCAATCAACAGATGGTTGGCAACAAGCAATATCTCAACGCGCGTGTCGGGGTCGAACGGGAAGGCTGGGGCATTTATGCGGTGGGAAGCAATTTGACCAACGAAACGGAAGATCAGATCGCGACATCCACCAATGGACCGCATCGAGTGGTCTATCCGGTCGAACCGCGGAGCTACGGTGTCGAAGTTCGCGTCAAGTTCTGA
- a CDS encoding hydantoinase B/oxoprolinase family protein, with the protein MSVQRYRVGFDIGGTFTDFALYDGETGQIQIHKALTTPTDPWRGAVQGIETLLANAGLDFSDVAEILHGTTLVTNALIEGKGASTALLTTRGFRDVMESGREQRYDIYDLFLTYPETLVPRKFRREITERMLANGQPLTAIDVDEVRREAAYLRDAGIKSIAVCFLHSYRNPEHEQQVGNLLRDEFPELSVSLSCEVAPEVREYERLCTTAANAFVRPLMDDYLQTLEVKLAERGFVGRLFLMLSSGGLATPDVARRFPIRLLESGPAGGALATGLISHKIGRPDLISFDMGGTTAKTAMVQDHAVAVASMMEVARVHRFKKGSGIPVRAPVVEMIEIGAGGGSIARLDEVNLIKVGPESASSKPGPACYGLGGTEPTVTDANLVLGYLDPNAFLGGRMALDKPAAEQALDRLGASVNLSAVDTALGVYNIVCENMAAAARSHIVEKGCDPRAFSMVAFGGAGPLHAAKVARIMGVREVIIPPASGAASAIGFLAAPASFETVRSEVFVIEGDLDLDKLNGLLQDVEAQSWHHLKLTGLTEAETTIMRTADMRLAGQMNEISITIPNGRLSVESVQEIRDEFVSVYEQKFHAVPPSAVIEALSWRVLVSGPAPQIGMRPHTGGLIADNALKGVRPLYFGGEFVEASVYDRYALKPGDTVTGPAVIEERESTTVVPPSDSVVVDDDFNLKVQIAELGTTAVSFDRDLNFEQVVERIEADPIGLEIMWGRLANIIDEGWDTVVRTAFSLIISDAQDFSIALFDNRGEILVHSPRAQPVFNLGLPAAINAVLETFSEDKLEPGDVLATNDPWLAAGHLFDVALVTPVFHDGRVVAYVGAIGHVSDIGGIKRLGTAREIFDEGFQIPPMKLMRAGKPNDDLFVLLRQNIRTPDSVVGDLHALATASNVAALRLRSFLEEYGLHDLAPLAHIFQNRSEAAMRHAIRAVPDGEYSSEVSGRIGQQYLTIPIRIAVEGDEVVIDHAGAPDQAPVGGFNCTLNYTKSHSLFPMKCLLTPNVRGNAGCYKPFTVKAPEGTIMNCVRPAAVNSRQVTGWFQGPNIFSALSDALPDRVRAFSGMPGTAIFHGANESGEPVIGHIISGGGQGASASDDGRSGLLFPIGGTCVSIELFELRMNLVVDQKQFDVDSGGAGARRGGLGQRIMFRRLPGDNRPTQFVQRLNGSEIVVPLMAEGQRGSTAVGRIIAPDGSSSAVEMAALLSLSPGETLEMRSAGGYGYGSPLDRPIELVQEDLDHGYVSQANAEKEYGCVFKQEGEIDPTATAYMRERLRGALERA; encoded by the coding sequence ATGAGCGTCCAACGTTACCGCGTCGGCTTCGACATTGGCGGAACATTCACCGACTTCGCTCTCTATGATGGTGAAACCGGGCAAATCCAGATTCACAAGGCGCTTACAACTCCGACGGATCCCTGGCGGGGCGCAGTGCAGGGCATCGAGACGCTATTGGCCAACGCGGGTCTCGACTTCTCGGATGTGGCCGAAATTCTGCACGGTACGACACTCGTCACCAATGCGCTGATTGAGGGCAAGGGGGCATCGACGGCCTTGCTGACGACGCGGGGGTTTCGTGATGTTATGGAATCGGGGCGGGAGCAGCGCTACGATATTTACGACCTGTTTTTGACATATCCCGAGACTCTCGTCCCGAGGAAATTCCGGCGCGAGATCACCGAACGGATGTTGGCCAACGGCCAGCCGCTGACGGCCATTGACGTTGATGAAGTGCGGCGGGAGGCTGCATATCTCCGCGATGCCGGGATTAAATCGATAGCGGTGTGCTTCCTTCACAGTTACCGCAATCCTGAGCATGAGCAGCAGGTGGGTAATCTGCTCAGAGATGAGTTTCCCGAGTTGTCCGTCTCGCTCTCCTGTGAGGTTGCGCCGGAGGTGCGGGAGTATGAACGCCTCTGTACGACGGCGGCTAATGCATTCGTCCGTCCCCTGATGGACGATTATCTCCAGACTCTGGAAGTCAAACTGGCAGAACGCGGGTTTGTCGGGCGTCTTTTCCTCATGCTCAGCTCGGGTGGCTTGGCTACGCCGGATGTTGCCCGACGCTTCCCTATCCGTCTCTTGGAGTCTGGCCCTGCTGGCGGTGCGCTTGCCACCGGCCTCATCAGTCACAAGATCGGCCGGCCAGATCTTATCAGCTTTGACATGGGGGGGACGACCGCAAAGACCGCCATGGTGCAGGATCATGCTGTTGCCGTTGCGTCCATGATGGAGGTTGCACGCGTTCATCGGTTCAAGAAAGGGAGCGGTATCCCCGTACGTGCCCCCGTCGTGGAAATGATCGAGATTGGGGCTGGTGGTGGTTCCATCGCGCGTCTCGACGAAGTCAACTTGATTAAGGTCGGTCCCGAAAGCGCGAGTTCAAAGCCCGGCCCGGCCTGCTATGGCCTCGGTGGCACCGAGCCGACGGTTACAGATGCCAATCTCGTGCTCGGCTATCTTGACCCGAATGCGTTTCTCGGCGGTCGTATGGCGCTGGACAAGCCGGCGGCCGAGCAGGCCCTCGACCGCTTGGGTGCCAGTGTGAATCTGAGTGCCGTTGACACGGCATTGGGCGTCTACAACATCGTTTGCGAGAATATGGCTGCCGCGGCCCGCTCGCACATCGTTGAAAAGGGGTGTGACCCGCGAGCATTTTCGATGGTCGCGTTCGGCGGCGCGGGGCCGCTCCACGCAGCCAAGGTCGCGCGAATCATGGGCGTCCGCGAAGTGATAATTCCGCCCGCTTCCGGTGCCGCCTCCGCAATCGGATTTCTGGCCGCTCCGGCCAGTTTTGAAACGGTGCGAAGCGAGGTGTTTGTGATCGAGGGGGACCTCGATTTGGACAAGCTGAATGGCCTGTTGCAAGATGTCGAGGCACAGTCTTGGCATCACCTCAAGCTGACCGGGCTTACCGAAGCCGAGACCACGATCATGCGAACCGCCGACATGCGCCTCGCGGGTCAGATGAACGAAATCTCGATTACCATTCCGAACGGCCGCCTCTCGGTTGAATCCGTGCAGGAGATCCGTGACGAATTCGTTAGTGTTTATGAGCAGAAATTCCACGCCGTGCCACCATCGGCAGTCATTGAAGCCTTGAGCTGGCGCGTTCTTGTTTCGGGGCCTGCTCCTCAGATTGGCATGCGGCCGCACACTGGAGGGTTGATTGCGGACAACGCGCTGAAAGGCGTGCGTCCGCTTTACTTCGGCGGCGAATTTGTCGAAGCCAGCGTGTACGATCGTTACGCATTGAAGCCTGGTGACACCGTGACGGGACCGGCGGTGATCGAGGAGCGCGAATCGACGACCGTCGTGCCGCCCTCGGACAGTGTCGTGGTTGATGACGATTTCAATTTGAAGGTCCAGATCGCCGAACTTGGGACGACGGCCGTGAGTTTCGATCGGGATCTCAACTTCGAGCAGGTCGTCGAACGGATCGAGGCCGACCCAATCGGTTTGGAGATCATGTGGGGACGTCTCGCAAACATTATCGATGAAGGATGGGACACGGTCGTGCGCACGGCCTTTTCCTTGATCATCTCGGATGCCCAGGATTTTTCGATCGCACTGTTCGATAATCGTGGCGAAATCCTGGTTCACAGCCCCCGGGCTCAGCCGGTATTCAACCTCGGACTCCCGGCCGCTATCAATGCGGTGCTGGAGACCTTCTCGGAAGATAAGCTGGAGCCCGGCGATGTCCTTGCCACCAACGATCCTTGGCTGGCAGCCGGCCATCTTTTTGACGTCGCCCTCGTCACGCCCGTATTTCACGATGGACGGGTCGTCGCCTATGTCGGTGCGATCGGCCATGTCAGTGATATCGGTGGTATCAAGCGTCTCGGAACGGCGCGCGAGATATTCGACGAAGGCTTTCAGATCCCACCCATGAAGCTGATGCGGGCGGGTAAACCAAATGATGACCTTTTCGTATTGCTGCGTCAGAATATCCGGACTCCCGATAGCGTTGTCGGTGATCTGCACGCACTCGCTACCGCCTCAAATGTTGCGGCTTTGCGTCTTCGGAGCTTTTTGGAGGAATATGGTCTCCATGACCTGGCGCCGCTTGCGCATATCTTCCAGAATAGATCCGAAGCAGCAATGCGTCATGCCATTCGGGCAGTGCCTGACGGCGAATATAGCAGTGAAGTTTCCGGTCGCATCGGGCAGCAGTATCTCACAATTCCAATCCGCATTGCAGTGGAAGGGGATGAGGTCGTTATCGATCACGCTGGTGCGCCGGATCAGGCGCCGGTGGGCGGATTTAATTGCACCCTGAACTATACGAAGTCGCACTCCTTGTTTCCGATGAAGTGCCTTCTGACGCCCAATGTGCGAGGGAATGCCGGATGTTATAAGCCGTTCACGGTGAAGGCCCCGGAGGGGACCATCATGAACTGCGTCAGACCTGCGGCAGTAAACTCAAGGCAGGTGACTGGCTGGTTTCAGGGGCCAAACATCTTTTCTGCATTGAGCGACGCATTGCCGGACAGGGTGCGTGCGTTCAGCGGCATGCCCGGCACGGCGATATTCCACGGCGCCAACGAAAGTGGCGAACCGGTCATCGGCCACATTATTTCGGGTGGCGGGCAGGGGGCATCCGCTTCGGATGATGGTCGGTCGGGCCTCCTTTTCCCGATTGGAGGAACCTGCGTTTCGATCGAGCTGTTCGAGTTGCGAATGAACTTGGTTGTCGATCAAAAGCAGTTCGACGTCGATTCAGGGGGCGCAGGTGCCCGGCGTGGAGGCCTCGGTCAGCGCATAATGTTCAGGCGCCTGCCAGGTGACAATCGCCCGACGCAGTTCGTTCAACGGTTGAACGGTTCGGAGATTGTCGTTCCCTTGATGGCTGAAGGCCAGCGGGGGTCAACGGCAGTCGGTCGTATCATCGCACCCGATGGCAGTTCGTCCGCGGTTGAGATGGCAGCCTTGCTCAGCTTGTCTCCCGGTGAAACTCTCGAAATGCGATCGGCGGGCGGCTATGGCTATGGCTCGCCCCTCGATCGGCCGATCGAGCTGGTTCAAGAGGATCTGGACCATGGCTACGTCAGCCAGGCGAATGCCGAGAAGGAATATGGCTGCGTTTTCAAGCAAGAGGGCGAAATCGACCCGACGGCTACCGCTTACATGCGAGAGCGGCTGCGAGGCGCGTTGGAGCGCGCCTGA
- a CDS encoding DDE-type integrase/transposase/recombinase has product MRDVVRELRPPGSGRGFAVRFETPPGHQAQVDFAQFQVRFRDQPDKVQIVWLFSMVLGFSQLIWARFAYRQTRQTVLACHRAAFEAIGGVPREILYDRMKTAVIGEDEEGRVVYNRALCDLAVT; this is encoded by the coding sequence GTGCGAGATGTTGTGCGAGAGCTGCGACCACCGGGCAGCGGGCGCGGGTTCGCAGTACGCTTCGAGACGCCGCCGGGCCATCAGGCGCAGGTCGATTTTGCCCAGTTCCAGGTCCGCTTCAGGGACCAGCCGGACAAGGTTCAGATCGTGTGGCTGTTCTCGATGGTGCTGGGCTTCTCGCAATTGATCTGGGCCCGTTTTGCGTACCGTCAGACACGGCAGACGGTCCTGGCGTGCCACCGGGCTGCGTTCGAAGCGATCGGCGGCGTGCCGCGCGAGATTCTTTATGACCGGATGAAAACTGCGGTCATTGGCGAGGATGAGGAGGGCCGCGTCGTCTACAACCGGGCGCTTTGTGACCTGGCGGTGACGTGA
- the istA gene encoding IS21 family transposase, translating to MIRLGEAMMILELHRQGLSITAIARRTGRDPKTVRKYIERGVEALAYGPRRIGRPFKIAPYMEFLRERVKAFPDLTASRLTREIRETGYMGAYTAVKRYLAAIRPEHDVRPYEVGFETRAGVQGQVDFARFVVEFTDEPGVARIVWLFSMVLGYSRFLFARYVLHQDLQTLLRCHMQAFEAMDGAPIEILYDRMKTAVTGEDDQGHIVYNSSLLALAKHYRFQPRACRPYRAKTKGKVERPLRYIREDFFPGRSFRTMEDLNAQFIVWLDTVANARVHCTTQRVVAEAFAEEQDELQRLPEHRFNAVLKLERRVSHDGLVAVGGNYYSVPDRTRRVVEIEQLPDLIRIIDRGIVVAEHPVLEGRLQYRIDRRHRTGRPQARTPDRPTMMIGRIGDHVPLRSLAIYEAIGASLAMEGRP from the coding sequence ATGATCCGACTTGGAGAAGCCATGATGATATTGGAGCTGCACCGGCAGGGGCTGTCGATAACTGCGATTGCCCGCCGCACAGGCCGCGATCCCAAGACTGTTCGCAAGTATATCGAGCGCGGTGTGGAAGCGCTGGCCTACGGCCCGCGGAGAATAGGGCGGCCGTTTAAGATCGCCCCGTACATGGAGTTCCTGCGCGAGCGCGTAAAAGCGTTCCCCGACCTGACGGCGTCGCGCCTGACCCGGGAGATCCGGGAAACGGGCTACATGGGCGCCTACACGGCGGTGAAGCGCTATCTGGCGGCGATCCGGCCCGAACATGATGTCAGACCTTACGAGGTCGGCTTCGAGACCAGGGCCGGCGTCCAAGGCCAGGTCGACTTCGCGCGCTTCGTTGTTGAGTTTACCGACGAGCCTGGCGTGGCGCGCATCGTCTGGCTGTTCAGCATGGTGCTGGGCTACTCGCGCTTTCTGTTCGCCCGCTATGTGTTGCATCAGGACCTGCAGACGCTGCTGCGCTGCCATATGCAGGCGTTCGAGGCGATGGACGGCGCGCCGATCGAGATCCTCTATGATCGAATGAAGACGGCAGTGACCGGCGAAGATGACCAGGGTCATATCGTTTACAACAGCTCGCTGCTGGCGCTGGCGAAGCATTACCGCTTCCAGCCGAGGGCGTGCCGGCCCTATCGCGCCAAGACCAAAGGGAAAGTCGAGCGGCCGCTCCGTTACATCCGTGAGGACTTCTTCCCGGGGCGATCCTTCCGTACCATGGAGGACCTCAATGCCCAGTTCATCGTCTGGCTCGACACGGTCGCCAATGCACGGGTCCATTGCACGACCCAGCGCGTGGTCGCTGAAGCCTTTGCCGAAGAACAGGACGAACTGCAGCGCCTGCCTGAGCACCGCTTCAATGCGGTGTTGAAGCTTGAGAGGCGGGTCAGCCATGACGGGCTCGTGGCGGTTGGTGGAAACTACTACAGCGTGCCCGACCGGACACGTCGGGTCGTCGAGATCGAGCAGCTGCCGGACCTGATCCGCATCATCGACCGCGGTATCGTGGTTGCTGAGCATCCCGTACTTGAAGGGCGCCTACAATATCGCATCGACCGGCGCCATCGCACCGGGCGACCGCAAGCGCGCACGCCCGATCGGCCGACGATGATGATCGGTCGGATCGGCGATCATGTGCCGCTGCGCTCGCTGGCGATTTACGAGGCAATCGGCGCGAGCCTGGCAATGGAGGGGCGGCCCTGA
- the istB gene encoding IS21-like element helper ATPase IstB, with amino-acid sequence MNGAAPSARVDSIRRSLVSLKMPRALEILDATLRRIEQGQIDGIEALDALLGEELSLRENRRIKAALRMARLPVVKTLAGYDFSFQPSLDKNRILALAGLDFIERAEVVHLLGPPGTGKSHIATALAVEAVRAGKAVYFIPLADLIAQLAKAEREGTLREKIRFLTRTSLLVVDEIGYLPVTPGGANLFFQLVNALYEKGAMILTSNRGFAEWGEVFGDPVVATALLDRLLHHAVVIQIEGSSYRMREHAALVPENLRSVASFNPPAPKRRGRPPIKGNQDPDHG; translated from the coding sequence CTGAACGGCGCGGCTCCTTCTGCGCGCGTGGACTCGATCCGCCGGAGTCTCGTGAGCCTCAAGATGCCCAGAGCGCTCGAAATCCTTGATGCGACCTTGCGGCGCATCGAGCAGGGCCAGATCGACGGCATCGAGGCGCTCGACGCATTGCTCGGCGAAGAACTGTCACTGCGCGAGAACCGGCGGATCAAGGCTGCCCTGCGCATGGCCCGGCTGCCCGTGGTCAAGACCTTGGCCGGCTACGACTTCTCGTTCCAGCCCTCGCTGGACAAGAATCGCATCCTTGCGCTCGCCGGCCTCGACTTCATCGAACGCGCCGAGGTCGTCCATCTGCTGGGGCCGCCCGGCACCGGAAAGAGCCACATTGCAACCGCGCTTGCGGTCGAGGCGGTCCGTGCTGGCAAGGCGGTCTATTTTATTCCGCTCGCCGATCTGATCGCCCAGCTTGCCAAGGCCGAGCGCGAAGGCACGCTCCGAGAAAAGATCCGCTTCCTCACGAGGACATCGCTGCTCGTCGTCGACGAGATCGGATATCTGCCGGTCACGCCGGGAGGCGCCAACCTGTTCTTCCAGCTCGTCAACGCCCTCTACGAAAAAGGTGCAATGATCCTCACATCCAATCGCGGCTTCGCCGAATGGGGCGAAGTCTTCGGCGATCCCGTCGTCGCTACCGCGTTGCTTGACAGGCTCCTCCATCATGCCGTCGTCATCCAGATCGAGGGCTCAAGCTACCGCATGCGGGAACACGCCGCGCTCGTGCCCGAAAACCTACGCAGCGTCGCCTCGTTCAATCCGCCGGCGCCGAAGCGTCGCGGCCGCCCGCCAATAAAAGGAAATCAAGATCCCGATCACGGCTGA
- a CDS encoding GntR family transcriptional regulator — MSNAQSSRADSIGNSDLPKSVDVAYRMLREWILQGSLVAGQGLPEAELAARIGVSRTPLREAIGRLSAEGLVAKERYRKHVVAEFSEADRIEIMELKALIEGRAAARAATRLNSSEIASLRELSNRMERAVREHGDEARPIFDELNREFHATIWRAADSPRGERILETALNSPFNVLGRLDATLSQSMERACWYHHEIVSAFEARDSERARAQMVAHELSLITTHFPEQT, encoded by the coding sequence TTGAGCAACGCACAGTCAAGCCGGGCCGACTCGATTGGGAACTCCGATCTGCCCAAGTCGGTGGACGTCGCCTATCGAATGTTGAGGGAATGGATCTTACAAGGTTCGCTTGTCGCGGGCCAAGGATTGCCTGAAGCAGAATTGGCGGCGCGCATAGGGGTAAGCCGAACACCCCTCCGGGAAGCAATTGGTCGCCTGAGCGCAGAAGGTCTTGTCGCCAAGGAACGCTACAGAAAACACGTGGTGGCCGAGTTCAGCGAAGCTGACCGGATCGAAATCATGGAGTTGAAGGCGTTAATTGAGGGTCGTGCTGCGGCCCGTGCTGCAACGCGGCTTAATAGTTCCGAAATCGCCTCGCTGCGAGAACTTTCTAACCGGATGGAACGCGCCGTACGCGAGCATGGTGACGAGGCAAGGCCGATTTTCGACGAGTTGAATCGGGAGTTTCATGCGACCATCTGGCGGGCGGCGGACAGCCCGCGGGGCGAGCGCATCCTGGAGACCGCTCTGAACTCGCCCTTCAATGTCCTGGGTCGGCTTGATGCGACGCTCTCCCAATCCATGGAGCGGGCCTGCTGGTATCATCACGAGATTGTAAGCGCCTTCGAGGCTCGGGATTCCGAGCGGGCCCGCGCACAGATGGTGGCGCATGAACTCTCCCTCATTACCACCCATTTTCCGGAGCAGACATGA